A region from the bacterium genome encodes:
- a CDS encoding single-stranded DNA-binding protein — MAAADRDTQPRRRTMSRSVNKVILVGNVGRDPDVQMTASGTKVAHLSLATSRRVPRNGGYEERTEWHRLTLWDRLAELAENHIRKGDRLYVEGRMEYDSYEKNGVTIPTAEVAVRELVLLSAPRGAPDLEGAEVGADDAAADDDG; from the coding sequence ATGGCCGCCGCGGATCGGGACACTCAACCCAGGAGGCGGACGATGAGTCGCTCGGTCAACAAGGTGATCCTGGTGGGGAACGTGGGTCGGGACCCGGACGTCCAGATGACGGCGTCCGGGACGAAGGTGGCGCACCTGTCGCTGGCGACGAGCCGGCGCGTGCCACGCAACGGCGGCTACGAGGAGCGCACGGAGTGGCACCGCCTCACGCTCTGGGACCGGCTGGCGGAGCTGGCCGAGAACCACATCCGCAAGGGCGACCGGCTGTACGTCGAGGGGCGGATGGAGTACGACAGCTACGAGAAGAACGGCGTCACCATCCCGACGGCGGAGGTCGCCGTGCGCGAGCTCGTGCTCCTCAGCGCGCCGCGCGGGGCGCCGGACCTCGAGGGGGCCGAGGTCGGCGCCGACGACGCGGCAGCAGACGACGACGGCTGA
- a CDS encoding carboxymuconolactone decarboxylase family protein: MSLEQFHSFREKLNQRILEQGNLEIRRFWALDARVYEDGALDARTKELLGLVASLVLRCDDCITYHLVRCTELGFTDEQLFEAFSVGLVVGGSIVIPHLRRAVATLDELRGRG, from the coding sequence ATGAGTCTCGAACAGTTCCACAGCTTCCGCGAGAAGCTCAACCAGCGCATCCTCGAGCAGGGCAACCTCGAGATCCGCCGCTTCTGGGCCCTCGACGCCCGCGTCTACGAGGACGGGGCCCTCGACGCCAGGACCAAGGAGCTCCTCGGCCTCGTCGCATCCCTCGTCCTCCGCTGCGACGACTGCATCACGTACCACCTCGTCCGCTGCACCGAGCTGGGCTTCACCGACGAGCAGCTCTTCGAGGCGTTCTCCGTCGGCCTCGTGGTGGGCGGCTCCATCGTGATCCCTCACCTCCGCCGCGCCGTCGCCACCTTGGACGAGCTCCGGGGCAGGGGCTGA
- a CDS encoding RNA polymerase subunit sigma — protein sequence MFLSSRALDSFDQYLYDVEKYPLIEDPEEERELARRARAGDREAAERLVTANLRFVISYVKKYQGRGLGLAELVCVGNEGLLKAVKKFDPDKGVKFISYAVWWIRQTVLQALAEQTRSVRIPLNQNSNLVKLARTETALTQLLGRSPTDQEIADEMGEPVETIRALRRVAASELSLDAPVDRGDRDSASFGERFAGVESEDIEEAVEAQARREFLDKMFQKYLTERERKILYLYYGLDDGEERTLEEIGSLLGVTRERIRQIRNRAFEKLRESPDGEALAAFWSSN from the coding sequence ATGTTTCTGAGCTCCCGCGCGCTGGACTCTTTCGACCAATACCTCTACGACGTCGAGAAATATCCGCTCATCGAGGACCCGGAAGAAGAGAGAGAACTGGCCCGGAGAGCCCGGGCGGGTGACAGGGAAGCGGCTGAACGCCTGGTGACGGCGAACCTCCGCTTCGTCATCTCCTACGTGAAGAAGTACCAGGGCCGTGGACTCGGCCTGGCCGAACTGGTCTGCGTCGGCAACGAAGGCCTGCTCAAGGCGGTCAAGAAGTTCGACCCGGACAAGGGGGTCAAGTTCATCTCCTACGCGGTCTGGTGGATCCGTCAGACCGTGCTCCAGGCGCTGGCCGAGCAGACGCGCTCGGTGCGCATCCCGCTCAACCAGAACTCGAACCTCGTCAAGCTCGCCCGGACCGAGACCGCGCTCACCCAGCTCCTGGGCCGTTCGCCGACGGACCAGGAGATCGCCGATGAGATGGGCGAGCCGGTGGAGACGATCCGCGCGCTGCGGCGGGTCGCCGCCTCCGAGCTCTCGCTGGATGCGCCGGTGGACCGGGGCGACCGGGACAGCGCCTCGTTCGGCGAGCGCTTCGCCGGCGTCGAGAGCGAGGACATCGAGGAAGCCGTCGAGGCGCAGGCGCGGCGCGAGTTCCTGGACAAGATGTTCCAGAAGTACCTGACGGAGCGCGAGCGCAAGATCCTCTACCTCTACTACGGCCTGGACGACGGCGAGGAGCGGACGCTCGAGGAGATCGGCTCGCTGCTCGGCGTCACCCGCGAGCGCATCCGCCAGATCCGCAACCGCGCGTTCGAGAAGCTGCGCGAGAGCCCGGACGGCGAGGCGCTCGCCGCGTTCTGGAGCTCGAACTAG